Genomic DNA from Streptomyces sp. NBC_01571:
GGTGCCGGACGTGCAGGCGACCGCGCCGATCCAGCACAAGCTCACCGAGCACGGGGTGAATCCGGCCGAGCACTACCTCGACTCCGGCTACCCGTCGGCCGACCTGATCACCAAGGCCATGAAGCAGGGCGTCCACATGGTCACCCCGGTCCTCCTGGACCGCTCCGCGCAGGCCAAGGCCGACGCCGGCTTCGACAAGACCGCCTTCACCATCAACTGGAAGACCCGCCAGGTCCGCTGCCCCGCCGGCCGGACCAGCTCCCACTGGAACCCCGTCAAGCAGCATGGCAAGGACGCCATCGTGATCACCTTCAGCGTCCTGACCTGCCGCGAGTGCCCCTTCCAGCAGCAGTGCACCGCCTCGAAACTCGGACGCCGCATGCTCACCCTGCGGCCCGAGGAACTCCACGAGAACCTCGCCCGGGCCCGCGCCGAACAGAAGACCGACACCTGGAAGAACAAGTACACCCTGCGCGCCGGCGTCGAGGGCACCATCAACCGTGCGACACGAAGGCGCACGATACGAGTGAACTCACCGTTGGAGGTTCGATGTTGAAGGTGTAGTTCCGGACCAGTGTCCAGGGTCTGTCCTCACCCTGACGTGCGTCGCGGGTAACTGCGGGGTGCGGAGCTCAGGGGGTCAAGCCCAAGGGTGCCCATGCCATCTGGGGACCACAGGTGAAGGGGAAGGCTGGACGGGCGAACGATGAGTGAACCCCTGGTTGATGTCTCGTCAGGTATCAGCTCCGGACGATGGATCGCTTTGCCGGAGTCCAGGAACCGGCCGTTGAGAGGCGGCAAGCGGCGGCTGTAAGAGGTGAGTTGCAGTCGTAGGACACCGCTGTTCCCGGGGCATAGGGGGCGCCCATCCCAGTCGGATCTCGTACGTGTGCAACGCGGAAACCCCGTCGGGGTCCGGGGGCCGGTCATCCGGTGCCCGGTCGGCCGACCGCGAGGAGAGCTCAACTCCCTGGCGGGAACAGGAGGACCCAAGAAGCGAATGCCGGCGGCCGAAAGGTAGCGGGAAAGCGGGACACGATGACCGGCCCCTCCGCTGGTCGTCTCGTATAACCGGCCGGATACGGGCCGTTGCCTGGACCTGAAAGGGTGCTGACGTGGGTCTGGTGGGCCTGTGGAGTGCAAACGACCGAAGACGACGGAACCGAGGGACAAGTTGGACACCAAGGCGGTGAAGGAGGCCGGGGCGGCAGATGCCGCTCCGGTTGTCGTCGCGGCGGTGAACGGACCCGAGGGCGACGTCACCGACTGGCTGTCGATCGACTGGCAGCAAGTGGATGACGACGTACGGCGGCTGCGGCAGAGAATCTTCACGGCATCACAGGCAGGGGACCTGAAGAAGGTCCGCAACTTGCAGAAGCTAATGCTCCGTTCCCGCGCCAACGCACTGCACGCGGTGCGGCGGGTGACGGAGGTCAACGCTGGCCGCGAGACGGCGGGCGTCGACGGCAAGGTGGTGCTGACCGCGCCCGGCAAGGCCGAGGTGGCCGACTGGGTGCAGCACCGCTCCAGGTCGTGGACGGTCCGGCCCGTCAGACGGGTGTACGTGCCGAAGCCTGACGGGCGTCGGCGGCCGCTCGGTATTCCCGTGATCTTGGACCGCTGTCTTCAGGCTGTGGTCCTTGGGGCACTGGAGCCCGAGTGGGAAGCACGGTTCGAGCCGAGATCCTACGGATTTAGGCCCGGCCGTGGCTGCCATGACGCGATCGAGTCCATCTTTCTGACCTGCCGGGGCCCCAACCCTGGTCGGCCGTGGGTACTTGATGCGGACCTGGCGGCGGCATTCGACCGAATCGACCATGATCACTTGCTCCGGCAGCTCGGCACGTTTCCCGCACGGGAACTGGTCGCGCAGTGGCTGCGGGCCGGTGTGGTCGAGAACGGTCGGCTCACCGCGACCAGGAAGGGAACTCCCCAGGGCGGTGTGATCAGCCCCGCGCTGATGAACGTGGCTCTGCACGGAATGGAGGAGGCCGCCGGGGTGCGATATCACGCGAGCGGCATCCACGCCGGGACCGTGATGCGCAAGAGCCCCGTGCTGGTCAGGTACGCAGACGATCTGGTGGCGATGTGCTACAGCCGTGAGCAGGCCGAAGAAGTCAAGCAGCGGCTCGCCGCCTGGCTGGAACCCAGAGGGCTCGCCTTCAACGAGGACAAGACGCGCATCGTCCACCTCACTGAGGGCTTCTGCTTCCTGGGCTTCCACGTCCGGCTGTATCGCAACCGGAAACTGCTGATCAAACCCACCGGAAACTGCTGATCAAACCCAGCAAGGCGTCCGTGAAACGGATCCGGAAACGGCTCGCCGCCGAGATGTGGGACCTGCGCGGGTCCAACGCCGAGGCGGTGATCAGGACCCTGGCCCCGATCATTAGGGGCTGGTCCGCCTACTTCCGGATCGGGGTGTCCAGCCGGGTCTTCAGCTCGCTGGACTTCTATGTGTGGCAGCTCGCCTACAAGTGGGCCAAGCACGAACACGCGAACAAGCCGAGGGACTGGATCGTGCACCGCTATTTCGGAGCGTTCAACCCCCGCCGGGGTGACCGGTGGGTCTTCGGAGACCGCGGCAGTGGACGGTTCCTCCCCAAGTTCGCGTGGACGAAGATCGTCCGGCACCAGCTGGTCAAGCTCGGGGCGTCTCCGGACGACCCGGCACTGACCGAGTACTGGGCCCGGCGGCGCCGCAAAGAAGTGATCCCGCTGATCGACAAGACCGACTGGCAACTGCTCAACCGCCAGAACGGCCACTGTCCGCACTGCGGGACTCTCCTGCTGCACGCCGACCACCCGCCCACCAGCCCCACCGAGTGGGAGCAGTGGATACGGGCGACCCGCAAAGCGATCACCCGCAAGGCGATCGTCACCACCGGGCCGGGCAAGCCGGACGAACCACCCGCCCAACTCCTGCACGCCCACTGCCGACGACAGCTCATCGCCGACACCGGCAATGGGACCGTACTTCTGCCTGCCAGTGAGCCATAGGGCCTGCTTGAGCCGTGTGCGGGGCCAACCCGCCCGCACGGTTCTTAGGGGCGGCGGCGCGGCAACGCGCCGCCGCTACCCGACAGGCCCTCGACATCACCGGCATCCGCCGGGCCCGCTACCGCGGCCTGCCGAAAGTCCGCCTCCAACACGCCTTCTCCGCCACCGCACTCAACATCGTCAGACTCGACGCCCACTGGACCACCGGCCCCCTCGACCGCACCCGCCGCAGCAGCAGGCTCGAACAACTCAGCTACCGACTCTCCGCCTGAACGAATTACGCAGCAGAGTCCCCGACGCCATGCCAGGGGCCTGCCGATCAATAACTCGTCGATCTTGGTGGGGATTAGGGGAGGGTGGGGTCGTGCCCGGCGATCGCGGCGAGTTGGTGTGCTGTGGTCACGGTGATGGCGCCGGCCGGGATCTTGTGCCCGAGCGCGGTGAGCACGGGGGTGACCTCCTGGAGGGTCGCGCCGATTCTGCTCTTGGCCAGGCTGGTCGCCTCGGCGAGAACGGCGTTCGTCATGGACCAGCGCCTCTTGAGGAGGAAGACGACAAGCTGGTCGGAGACGGAGAGCCGTCTGCCGCCGGCGCCGGGGCCGCCGTCGGGGCGTTTCCCGGGCAGGAAGATCGGCGGGTGCTCGGCACACCAGGCTCGGTAGCGGACGGCGAGATCGTCGAAGGCGGCGGGCTCGAGTCCGGTGAGGCTGGGGTGCCGCAGCCAGATGGGGAGCTTGTCCCCGGTGGGGAAGCGTCCGAACTCGGCGCTGGGCGGGGGTGGTTCGGGAGCGAGCGGTTCGGGGCGCAACGTGTAGTTCCACGTGCCGTGCCACTCGTGCGGCGTCAGGGGCAGGCGCTCCATGACGGTGTCGGGGACGGTGATGCCGGTGGGGTAGGCGCCGGGGTCGAGCTCGGCGTGGACGGACAGCCCGCTGCGTGTCGTGGTCGCTCCGATGGTGCTGACGACGACTTCGTGGCTGGTCAGGGGCCTGCCACGCCAGTTGATGCTGATCTGCGAGAACAGCCTGTGCTCCATTTTGTTCCATTTCGATGTTCCCGGCGGAAAGTGACAGACAGTCACATCAAGGCCCGACTCGTAGGCGAAGTCCGCGAGTTCCTTCTTCCAGGCACGCACGCGGTAGCCGTTGGAGCCTCCGGCGTCGGCGGTGACCAACAGGCGAGAAGCGTGCGGGTAGCGGCGGCGCCCCTCACCGTTCCACCAGCGGCGCAAAGTGGCCACCGCGAAGGCAGAGGTGTCCCCGTCGCAGCCCACCGACACCCAGCCGGTATCCGCGCCGATGTCGTAGATCCCGTACGGCACCGCTTTCTGGGAACCCTTCTCGGGGAAGTCGTGCGCGCGGACCTGCACCGGCTGCCCGGCGCGATGCCACTCGCGTCCGATGACCGCGTAGTTGCCCAGCGTCTCCTTCTTCTTGGCATCCACGCTGATGACCGGCTGTCCATCGGCGAGGTACGCCGTGACCTGGTCGTTGATGTAGCGGAACTGGGCGTCCCGGTCCGGATGCCGGGCCCCCTCGGTGGTCCTCGAGGTGCCCTGCAGGGAGAAGCCCTCCGCCTTCAACAGCGCGGCCACCGTGTCCGAAGCGACCCGGTGCCCCCGGCGCGTCAGCTCGGCCGCCAGATTCCGGGTGGACTTCACCGTCCACAGCAGCGGAGATTCCGGGTCGCCGCGCTGGTCCGGCTCGACCAGCGCCAGCAACGCGGGCACCAGCCCCGGATCGGCCTCCCGCAAGGGCTTCCGACCCGCGCCCGGTGCCCGGACCCGGCCAGCGGGCTCCTCCGCGTGCTCCAGCTCCCGCTTCCCGCGCGACACCGTGGACTCCGCCACCCCAGCCGCTCCGGCCACCATGCGGATCCCGCCGTGGCCCAGAACGCGGGCCGCGGCGCCCAGCGTCAGGCGCTGCTGCCGCTCATCGAGATGCGGCAACAACAGCCCCAACACGTCCACCAGCTCTGCCTTCGTCCCCTCCGACACCCCCGCATCCTACGACCCAACAGCCCACGAAAACCGAAGAGTTATTGATCGGCAGGCCCCAGGGCCGCTTCAAGTTCCCGGTAGGAGCGAACTGTCGATGATGCACCAGATTCAGATGGCATGTTCCGGTGCGTCCCGGATCGCTCGGGTGGTCTTGGCAAAGTTGTCCCCTCTCGGCATCCGCAGCCTGCTGATGGCCAGGCTCCGCGGGGGGTGGACGATCTACACGATTCCGGAACTTGCAACCGCCCTGACGCCATGCTCATCTGCGCATTCAAGCGGGAGACCGCGCTCTGCGACCCCGGGCCAGGAGCAACAGCCCCACGGCAGTACGCCTGCCAATCCGGTTGCGGCAACACAGTTCGAACCGACTCCCATGCCCGGCAGCTGCGGGAACGGGCCGACGAGATCGACCAACTCGCGGCATACTCGCCCGGCCCGCTCGGCAAACGCTTGCGGCACAACGCTGACAAGCTCCGCACCATCGCCGACACACACGACGCTACCGCCCGACCTGCCGAGGCTGCCGCGTGAACCAACAGAACGAACGCACCCGCATCCGCGAGGCCATGGACCGGCTCTTGAACGGGCAGCCCACAGTCTCCAGCGGGAGTCTCACCATCGTCGCGCTCGCCGTCGAGGCTGACGTCCACCGCATGGCTCTCATGAAACGGCATGCCGATCTCAAGAACGAGTTCTACGAGCGCGTCCGCACCGAGACCAAGCAGATGCCGGAAAGCGAAAAGCGACTCCGCGAAACCGTCTCCAAACTGAAGAAGACTCCGGCCAATAAGGAAGCAGAGCTCCAGGAGCTTCGTCAGCAGGTGACCCTGCTGACCCTCGCCAGCGCAGTTCTCACCCGGGAGAAGGAATCCGAGAGCGAGCCTTCTCCCGTCGCGGACAACGTCGTCCCATTCCGACCACCGAACCGCTGACCACTCCGCCTACAGAGCCGCCCCGGCCACCGTCACACCGGGGCGGCTCCTCTGCGTCTGGCACGTTGGAGGATTCCGAGGTCGATACCTAGGGCGGCTGCGTGCTCGACGAAGTGCTTGCGGTAGCCGCCGTCGACCCAGATTTGCGAAGGCTGGGGTGGTCGGCGGCGGCCTGCTCCAGGAGGGTGCGGCCGGCGGTGGAGTCCTGGTCACCGCCGCCAGCGCCTCCGACACCGCGGCCGGTGTCACCTTACTCACCCGCATCGCCGCCGCCCACCCGCGCGTCACCAAGGTCTGGGTGGACGGCAGCTACCGCACCACCGCCATCGACCACGGCGCCCGCCTGGGCATCCACGTCCACCCCGTCTAACGCCCCGGGGCGCGTCAAGGGGTTCACGGTCATTCCCAGACGCTGGACGATCGAGAGGAGCATCGGGTGGCTCATGCACCACCGCCGACTCGCCCGCGACTACGAAACCCACCCGCACCGGTTCGAAGCCATGGTCCACTTCGCGATGATCGACCTCATGGCCCGCCGCCTCACCGGCGAAGCCACCCCCAACTAACGCGGAACCTGACCTGGGATCAAACACACCTCACAGGGCGAAACGCTCAGTCAGTCATCCGCGAGCGGATGTCGCCTCCGTCGGGTTCAGCGATGGTTCCTTGGCCGTCCGAAGCATCGTTCACGCTGCTGCGGGAGTCGTAGTAATGAACTCGCCAGGTGGCGTTGGAGTAGTTCCTACTGCCCCCGTAGACGTTGTCCCTGTTACCGGTCTCACAGTAGAGATAAAGCTCCTTGTTGTGGCTGTTGACCTCCAGCTTGATGCGGTCACCGGCGCGGATAGCCCGCTTGCCGCCGACGGTGAGATTGTCAGTGATGGTGACGTTGTTGCCGGGCAAGACGTTGATGTGGCTGTTGATTTTGAGCGGTTCGCCGTACGGGCCGCGGAGGTCGGCGATTCGGACGGTCCCTGTCCCGACGGCGTTGAGGTTGCCGTTGGCGGTGAGCGTGCCCCCGACGGTGACGTCGCCGATGGTCGTGATGCTGTTGTTGAAGGTGCTCGCCCCGGTGACGTTCAGGACCGCGTCGACCTTCAGGCCCGCGGGCTGGCTGACCCGCAGCGGGTTGCTGCCCGCGCCGCGCACCGATCCGGCGACCGTCAGGTCCTTGGCGGCGTTGGTGAGGCTGACGCTGTTGGCGAACGTACTCGCCCCGGTGACGTTCAGGGCCGCGTCGACCTTCAGGCCCGCGTTCTGGCTGACCCGCAGCGGGTTGCTGCCCGCGCCGCGCACCGATCCGGCGACTGTCAGGTCCTTGGCGGTGTTGCTGAGACTGACGCTGTCGGCGAATGTGGCCGGGCCCTGGACGGTGAGGTTCCTGACGACGAGGTCAGGAATGCGTACGGTGACCGCCGTGGTCAGGGTGTGGGTGAGGGTGACGCCGCCGGCTGTGACTTCGGCGCGGAGCATGAAGCCGGTGACGGTGGTCAGACCGCGCGGGGTGGGCCAGACACGTTCCTTGTCGAGGGAGACTCCGGCGGGGGTGTCGCCCCAGTGCATCGTGTACTTCGCGTCCGAGCCCTCCCAGCGGAGCACGGCGACCTCACCGTTCTCCACCATGATCTTCTCGGGCGCGAAATTCCGGAACACGAACCCGGCCGGGAACTTGTCCACCACGACCTCGGCGTCCTTGTTGGTGAAGCTCCCGTTCGTCCTTGACGAACTCTCGACGATGGCGATGGAGACCTGACCCGCCGTGCGGTTGACCGCGATGTTGGACAGGGTGAGGGTGACGATCTGCCCGGTGAACTGCACCGCGCGGGCCGGGGTGAAGGTGATGACCGCGAAGCCGCCGGAGACGGTGGGGGCGGACGGCGTCCAGCCGGTGCTGGCACCGGTCTTGATGTCGGCGCCCTCGGTGGTGAGGTGCTCGGCCCCCGCTCCGACCGGTACCCGGACGGTGATCTTGTTGCACCAGGCCGACGTGGTGATTCCGCCGCCGACATTGATGTTGACGGAGCCGTACTCGGTTTCCTCGGCGGAGCTCACCCGCAACGGCGTCGGGTCGGTCGACGGTTCGTACGGCAGCAGGTTGGTGGCGTTCACCATGACAACGCTCATGCAACAGCCCTTCTGTTAACGGAGGTTCAGGACTACTTCTCGGTCGCGTCGAGCAGCAGGTATCCATAGCGGGCCTCCGCCTGCGGATCCCCGAAGTGCGCCCCGGAATCAGCAGGAACGATCGGCAGCTCCACCCACTCGGTCTCCGACCCGCGCGGCTCGGCCCAGCTCCACGCTCCGTGCCACGACGCGGGCTGCGGCAGCACCACACCCGCCTCCGTCGGCTCCTCCCCCGCCCGTGCCCGCCGGGCTTCTTCGGCCTTGTCGACCCGCTCGGCCGCGAGCAGTGGGCCGAGCCGGAAGGACGCCCGGATCCGCCGCATCGCCTCGGACACCAGGTCGTCGGGCAGCTGGACCTTGGTCACCGGGAGGATGTCCGTGGTGGCATGCACCGCCGCGTACGGATCCATCAGCAGCGTCAGGTGGTGCGTCACCGGCTGGTCCGGGGTGCGCGCGGGCACGGCCAGGCCGTGGCCTTTGTCGATCGGGGTCAGGTAGCCCCCGCCGCCCTTCGGCATGACCGCGTGGAAGCGCTCGTACGAAGTCTCCTGGTCGGGTCCGGTCGCCCCGGCGAAGTATCCGATGAGGCCGTCGCCGAGCCGCTTCTCGTTGCCGAGCCGGACCGGCCAGCGGTAGCCGTCGTACTCCTCCTCGGACACCCCGAGCACCTGGTCCCAGCTCGGATTGCTCAGCAGCGGTCCTTCGAGCTCGACGCCCAGATCGGCGCGCACCAGGGCGAGCGGACGGCCGATGAGCCGTAGCGGGGAGCCGTCCTCCTGGGCCGCGTCGTCGTGGATGGTGTCGAGGGTCTGGTCGATGGTGTCGAGCAGACCGGTCAGTGCGGCGGCGGGTTTGTCCTTCAGGGTGCGGACGAACCGGGCCAGGTGCGGCATGGCGTCCTCGAACTCCGTGGCGTCGACGTCGGGATGGGGCGAGCCGGGGAGCGGTAGCCACACGCTGTCGTCCGCGCCGTCGATGTCCTTGACGACGCGGAGTTCGCCGAGACAGACGCCGTCGGGTCCGTGGACGACGAGGGTCTGGTCGAGATGGTTGAGCAGCAACCAGCCGGCCAGGGGGTTTTCCGTCGTGGCCGCGCGGGCCATCGGTGAGAGCCGCTGTCCGTCCATGGCACGTACGGTCTCCAGCCGCAGGCGGGCTCCCTGGAGGAGACGCGGGCCGAGCTGGACGAAGCGGGCCGTGCCGATGAGGTCCTCGTGCAGGACCTCATCAGGGGCAACGCTCTCCGCGAGGGTGAGGGAGACCTGTTCGTAGTTGCCGCTGTTGACGATGTCGTAGGTGCGGCCGAAGCGGTCGACGATGCGCAGGTCGTGAAAGGTGAACTGGCCGGCGCGGACGGGCTGGAACGGTGTTCCGGGGTCGTCGGCGGGCGGTTCGAGCGGGCCGCCTTCCGGGACGCTCTGGATGTCGCCGACGAGCCTGGCGGTGGCCTCGGGGACGTGCACGGTGGTCCTGGCGGCGCCGTCCTGCTGGACGAGCCAGTCGTGGAAGCCGTCGAGGCGCTGGGAGAGCATTCCGGGGTGGCCGAGTTCCTCGCGCAGGGCGAGGAGGCCTTCGGTGGGGGCGCCGGAGTAGGTGTCGAGGTAGCGGTCGATCTGCTTCTGCAGGACGAACGGCGCGCTCGGGGTGAGGAACGCCCGGTTCTTGAAGGTGAGCCAGCGCAGGTCGGCTTCGCCGCCGCCGGGCTGGGCTCCCCGGCCGGACCATTCGTAGCGGCTGCCGTTGAAGGTCCAGTAGGTGGTGTCGTCGGCCTGGAAGGGTGTGGGGCAGTACTTCAGTTCGTATTCGAGGTGCATGGGCAGCCAGGGCTGCCGCCACGGCGCGGTGTGCTCGGGGACGGGCCCGGTGACGGCGGCAGGGTCCTTCAGCGCCGCGTCGAGAGCGCCGGGGACCCGGGCCACCTGGTCCAGGAGGGCGAACTCCGCGAGGAGCGGGGCGCAGGCGTCGGGGAGTCCGGCCAGTCCCGGGCTGGGCGGAGTCGTGGGCCGGTCGTAGGTCGTGCCTCCGACGGTGATCCGGGTGATCAGGGCCTCGGGAAGGCGGCAGGGCAGCGGTGTGTCCCGGGTGAGGGGTTCCTTGGCGCCGGTGTCCTTGATGAGCACGACCGGGTCGGCGGGGCGGTAGTAGGACTCGCGGGCGGTGCGCTCCAGCTGGTAGCGCGGGTCGAGTCCGCGTTCGGTCGCGTACTTCCCGATGGCGGCCGCGAGTTCCTCCGGGATGCCGCCGGTGGGCAGTTGCCTCGACAGCACGAACTGTTCGTCGAGCAGAGCCTTGGTCCGCCCGGCCAGACTCGTCGCATCGCTCTCGTTGAGCTGGACATCAGCTGCGGCGTCGAACCCGGCGGGGTGCTCAGGGGTGAACGGGGGAACCGGCTTGTTGCGCAGCCACCAGATGTTCCACAGGCGCTGCTGGGAGCGGCGGAGCCTGGGCGTGAGGTCGTCGTACTGCCGTTGGACCTCGTTGAGTTCGGTCAGCCATCCGGGTTCCGGCGGCGGGGGCGGCAGCTCGTCGTCGCCTTCGACGGGGCGCGCGGTCACCTTCCACACGTAGCCGCCGTCGGAGCCGGAGAACCAGGAGTGATGGGTGAGGGTGTCAAGGTCCTCTTCGCCGTCGGCGGTGTCGAGTGTTTCGAGGGTGCCGTGGAAGAGCGAGCGTACGAGGTCTCCGGTGCGCGCGGACCGGGTCTGGCGGGCGGCCAGCCGGCTGAGGGCTTCGGCACTGCTGCTGCCCAGCGTGAGGATCTTGCTGAGCTCGATGTTGCTCGGTTTGTCGGACTCGTGGGTGCCGCCTTCGCGCTGCCAGTCGACTCCCAGCGCCGAGCCGCTGTAGAGGGTGCGGTCCAGGGCATCGGCGGCGGTGCCTTCGGGGGTGGCCCAGCCGAGGGCTTCGAGGAGGTCGGCCGTCCCGTCCGCGTCCGGCGGGAGCAGGCCGGGCACGGACGCGGCGCGGTTGAGGTAGTCGAGGGCGTCGTCGCTGTACCAGCCGACGACGAAGTAGCTCAGCGTCGCGTCGGGCGGGTAGTTGTCCAGGTCGCCTTTGAGGTCCTCAAGGGTGTCGTGGAGGGAGAACACGTCTTTGTTGTACGGCTGGTAGGCCGCGAAGCCGGGCAGTCCGGGCCCGGCCGCGGTCAGGTGCGGTTTCTGGGCGGGTGGTTCGGTCCACGGCGCCTGGGCGAGGTCGTGGCGGCGGCCGAGGAAGGTCAGCTCCAGCGGAGCGCCCGCCGGTGAATCGGGGTTCGGGTGCTTGTTGGTGCCGTAGATGTCGTTGCCGTCGGCGTCCTGGACCGGGCGGCTCTCAAGGTAGTCGCTCTGCACGATCCAGCCGACGGCCTTGCGGTCCGCCGCCGCCGCCGCTGTGGTGCTGTAGCGCACGACCAGCCAGCGGTTGGGGACAAAGGGGAAGGTCGTCTCCCCCGTTGTCTGGTCGTAGTGCCCGTTGGCCAGCGCTTCGGGCAGCTGCCACTGGACGTAGACACCTTCGCTGTCCGGGCCCATGGTCTCGGTGCCGACGCCGGGGGGCGGTTCCGCGCCCGTGCCCTCCTCGATCATGGCGTCGAAGTTCGGTGTCCACCGGTTGAACGTCTCGGCGGCGCGGGTCAGCCGGTTGACGACAAGGGCGTTCACCTTGACGGGGACGATCAGGTCCGTGGCGCTCATCAGGCGGTCTCCGTCCGGGCAGCGGTGCCGGTGGGGCTGAGGATTTCCTGTTCCAGCGGGGCGTTGACGAGTTCCAGGGCCAGTTGTCCGGGGTCCAGGTCGGTGAGCCCGAACTCCCGGGCCAGGGCGGGCACCAGGCCGCCGGTGCCGAACATCTGGAGCACCGCGGGTCCGGTGTCCGGGTCGGAGCGCAGGTGGAGGTCAAAGAGGCTGCCGGTGGCGGGGTAGAAGGTCTCCAGCGGGGTGCCGATCGGCGGGTCGGCGGCCAGGCTGCGCAGGCCGAGGCGGTTCCCGGTGTCGATGCC
This window encodes:
- a CDS encoding ISAzo13 family transposase, which translates into the protein MDVLGLLLPHLDERQQRLTLGAAARVLGHGGIRMVAGAAGVAESTVSRGKRELEHAEEPAGRVRAPGAGRKPLREADPGLVPALLALVEPDQRGDPESPLLWTVKSTRNLAAELTRRGHRVASDTVAALLKAEGFSLQGTSRTTEGARHPDRDAQFRYINDQVTAYLADGQPVISVDAKKKETLGNYAVIGREWHRAGQPVQVRAHDFPEKGSQKAVPYGIYDIGADTGWVSVGCDGDTSAFAVATLRRWWNGEGRRRYPHASRLLVTADAGGSNGYRVRAWKKELADFAYESGLDVTVCHFPPGTSKWNKMEHRLFSQISINWRGRPLTSHEVVVSTIGATTTRSGLSVHAELDPGAYPTGITVPDTVMERLPLTPHEWHGTWNYTLRPEPLAPEPPPPSAEFGRFPTGDKLPIWLRHPSLTGLEPAAFDDLAVRYRAWCAEHPPIFLPGKRPDGGPGAGGRRLSVSDQLVVFLLKRRWSMTNAVLAEATSLAKSRIGATLQEVTPVLTALGHKIPAGAITVTTAHQLAAIAGHDPTLP
- a CDS encoding group II intron maturase-specific domain-containing protein, whose amino-acid sequence is MKRIRKRLAAEMWDLRGSNAEAVIRTLAPIIRGWSAYFRIGVSSRVFSSLDFYVWQLAYKWAKHEHANKPRDWIVHRYFGAFNPRRGDRWVFGDRGSGRFLPKFAWTKIVRHQLVKLGASPDDPALTEYWARRRRKEVIPLIDKTDWQLLNRQNGHCPHCGTLLLHADHPPTSPTEWEQWIRATRKAITRKAIVTTGPGKPDEPPAQLLHAHCRRQLIADTGNGTVLLPASEP
- a CDS encoding reverse transcriptase domain-containing protein, translated to MECKRPKTTEPRDKLDTKAVKEAGAADAAPVVVAAVNGPEGDVTDWLSIDWQQVDDDVRRLRQRIFTASQAGDLKKVRNLQKLMLRSRANALHAVRRVTEVNAGRETAGVDGKVVLTAPGKAEVADWVQHRSRSWTVRPVRRVYVPKPDGRRRPLGIPVILDRCLQAVVLGALEPEWEARFEPRSYGFRPGRGCHDAIESIFLTCRGPNPGRPWVLDADLAAAFDRIDHDHLLRQLGTFPARELVAQWLRAGVVENGRLTATRKGTPQGGVISPALMNVALHGMEEAAGVRYHASGIHAGTVMRKSPVLVRYADDLVAMCYSREQAEEVKQRLAAWLEPRGLAFNEDKTRIVHLTEGFCFLGFHVRLYRNRKLLIKPTGNC